The following proteins come from a genomic window of Nocardiopsis sp. YSL2:
- a CDS encoding GNAT family N-acetyltransferase produces MTKPRPSDVGVLGFRYLGAHEVDELADLWGALHEQHTVTAPHLADIISAVSLDESWRRRRAQYMAWLADPDTMAVLAEKEGDLAGYAMVTVRENAQGSWDRGDRVAVVQTFAIDPEYTGTGVGSKLLEEVRRQIASMGIRDIEFSALATSAEDIRFLEQEGFRPFVTTMVCRVDGFGAQD; encoded by the coding sequence ATGACCAAACCGCGACCGTCTGACGTCGGCGTTCTTGGCTTTCGCTACCTGGGCGCGCACGAGGTAGACGAGCTGGCCGACCTGTGGGGCGCCCTCCACGAGCAGCACACCGTGACCGCCCCCCACCTCGCGGACATCATCAGCGCCGTCAGCCTGGACGAGTCCTGGCGGCGCCGCCGGGCCCAGTACATGGCCTGGCTGGCCGACCCCGACACCATGGCCGTCCTCGCCGAGAAGGAGGGCGACCTGGCCGGGTACGCGATGGTGACCGTCCGCGAGAACGCCCAGGGCAGCTGGGACCGCGGTGACCGCGTCGCGGTCGTGCAGACCTTCGCGATCGACCCGGAGTACACCGGCACCGGAGTGGGTTCCAAGCTCCTGGAGGAGGTGCGGCGCCAGATCGCCTCGATGGGCATCCGCGACATCGAGTTCTCCGCGCTGGCCACCAGCGCCGAGGACATCCGCTTCCTCGAGCAGGAGGGCTTCCGGCCCTTCGTGACCACCATGGTCTGCCGCGTGGACGGGTTCGGCGCGCAGGACTGA
- a CDS encoding FUSC family protein, with protein MRMGGSADEGPERVQVAQRPQPRVDLKAVFGLESGQWAWTTAVQASIAMALSFGLAAWLFTPQLGTLAALGSMTVLYEKKTPYAYRSAALALVGLGFVASVAFGSLASSLSVWASVVSIGLTAGVATWVCAAWRVDKPGPLFFVLVGAISTIAPGGWADVPLHAALAALGAAVGWSVSMSGAPVRARHPEYRAVSGAFKQLAALLRAVGRPELDHAQHQASVAVAEAWRIVLLAQTRGYRATPEAARLRALLRWVSDIHLATTQVCLARPTPLPEAAADFADRMALAVPVPDRAPEPDELDELRRGLRPRSLESRLYGLLARAAHAARRTGENADDERADTLHDTRYPALWDALRFSMSGESLVRPTALRMWITVTAAGAFGLWLGLDHYYWVAITATAVLQGGTVVLALNRSLQRSLGTLIGVLGGAFLLTLGLPLSGVVLLAGLFMGLTQLVVGRNFFYASILITPMALLLSYTAAPQALQELAGARIIDTLVGSAFGLAGALLLWRKASATRLPQAIVAVLETARECMVAVLDQEVSIGPERRYRLRRDMRAALVNLRGVYESALGDVPRSSSTQPLWPVVVATQRTGYLALSALALDRPAEVGTITLQRVDLALRELAASMEERRTPRLGALPRLTAYPRINMELHALSNAMTSAVAQDERSARLEAERRAQRERRRAQGDVDADL; from the coding sequence ATGAGGATGGGCGGCTCCGCCGACGAAGGACCCGAGCGCGTACAGGTGGCTCAGCGGCCCCAGCCCCGGGTCGACCTCAAGGCGGTCTTCGGGTTGGAGTCCGGCCAGTGGGCGTGGACCACGGCCGTCCAGGCCAGCATCGCGATGGCGCTGTCGTTCGGCCTGGCGGCCTGGCTGTTCACCCCGCAACTGGGCACGCTGGCAGCACTGGGCTCCATGACCGTGCTCTACGAGAAGAAGACGCCCTACGCCTACCGCTCCGCCGCCCTGGCCCTGGTCGGCCTCGGCTTCGTGGCGAGCGTGGCCTTCGGCTCGCTGGCCTCGTCGCTGTCGGTGTGGGCCTCGGTCGTCTCCATCGGCCTCACCGCGGGCGTGGCCACCTGGGTCTGCGCCGCCTGGCGCGTGGACAAGCCGGGCCCGCTCTTCTTCGTCCTGGTGGGCGCGATCTCCACCATCGCCCCGGGCGGATGGGCCGACGTCCCCCTGCACGCCGCCCTGGCCGCGCTCGGCGCGGCCGTGGGCTGGTCGGTGTCGATGTCCGGAGCACCCGTGCGGGCCCGCCACCCCGAGTACCGGGCCGTGTCGGGAGCCTTCAAGCAACTGGCCGCGCTGCTGCGGGCGGTGGGACGCCCCGAACTGGACCACGCCCAGCACCAGGCGTCGGTGGCGGTCGCCGAGGCCTGGCGCATCGTCCTGCTGGCCCAGACGCGCGGCTACCGCGCCACGCCCGAGGCCGCCCGGCTGCGCGCGCTACTGCGCTGGGTGTCCGACATCCACCTGGCCACGACCCAGGTGTGCCTGGCCCGGCCCACGCCCCTGCCCGAGGCCGCCGCCGACTTCGCCGACCGGATGGCCCTGGCGGTCCCCGTCCCCGACCGCGCGCCCGAACCGGACGAGCTCGACGAACTCCGCCGGGGCCTGCGCCCGCGCTCGCTGGAGTCGCGCCTGTACGGGCTCCTGGCCCGGGCCGCCCACGCGGCCCGCCGCACGGGAGAGAACGCCGACGACGAGCGCGCCGACACCCTGCACGACACCCGGTACCCGGCCCTGTGGGACGCGCTGCGCTTCAGCATGAGCGGGGAGTCGCTCGTGCGGCCGACCGCGCTGCGGATGTGGATCACCGTGACGGCCGCGGGAGCGTTCGGGCTGTGGCTGGGGCTGGACCACTACTACTGGGTGGCGATCACCGCTACCGCCGTGCTGCAGGGCGGGACCGTGGTCCTGGCCCTGAACCGTTCACTCCAGCGCTCCCTGGGCACCCTCATCGGTGTCCTGGGCGGTGCCTTCCTGCTCACCCTCGGCCTCCCCCTGAGCGGTGTGGTGCTCCTGGCCGGGCTGTTCATGGGGCTCACCCAGCTCGTGGTGGGACGCAACTTCTTCTACGCCTCCATCCTCATCACCCCGATGGCGCTGCTGCTGTCCTACACCGCCGCACCCCAGGCGCTGCAGGAACTGGCCGGGGCGCGGATCATCGACACCCTGGTGGGATCGGCCTTCGGCCTGGCCGGCGCCCTGCTGCTGTGGCGCAAGGCCTCGGCCACGCGGCTGCCGCAGGCGATCGTCGCGGTGCTGGAGACCGCGCGCGAGTGCATGGTGGCCGTCCTGGACCAGGAGGTGAGCATCGGCCCCGAGCGCCGCTACCGGTTGCGCCGGGACATGCGGGCCGCCCTGGTGAACCTGCGCGGGGTGTACGAGAGCGCGCTGGGGGACGTGCCCCGGAGCTCCTCGACCCAGCCACTGTGGCCGGTGGTGGTGGCCACACAGCGCACGGGCTACCTGGCGCTGTCGGCCCTGGCCCTGGACCGGCCCGCGGAGGTCGGCACGATCACCCTGCAGCGGGTCGACCTGGCCCTGCGGGAACTGGCCGCCTCGATGGAGGAGCGGCGCACCCCGCGCCTGGGCGCGCTGCCCCGGCTGACCGCCTACCCGCGGATCAACATGGAGCTGCACGCCCTGTCCAACGCGATGACCAGCGCGGTCGCCCAGGACGAGCGCTCCGCGCGGCTGGAGGCCGAGCGCCGGGCCCAGCGTGAGCGGCGGCGGGCCCAGGGCGACGTCGACGCCGACCTCTGA
- a CDS encoding cyclase family protein, translating to MGKLVDVSHQVSDGMITYPGIPEPAIEEGSTVPGAAPGLGASSGRVEMVGATGTYVDMPAHRYRDGADPADLDLERVADLPGTVVAATSSRQIGPEVFAGLDLRGRAVLIRTGWDRNWRTDAYGGDDHPHLTELAAKTLVESGAVLVGIDGVGVDDTSPSAEGARPALAVLLTAGIPVVSHLCLLDQLPEDGFRFFAVPAKIRGMAAFPVRAFAVVD from the coding sequence ATGGGCAAACTCGTCGACGTCAGCCACCAAGTCAGCGATGGGATGATCACGTACCCGGGCATCCCCGAACCGGCGATCGAAGAGGGTTCGACTGTGCCCGGCGCCGCACCGGGCCTCGGTGCGAGCAGCGGCCGGGTCGAGATGGTCGGAGCCACCGGCACCTACGTGGACATGCCCGCGCACCGATACCGGGACGGCGCGGACCCGGCCGACCTGGACCTGGAACGCGTCGCCGACCTGCCCGGGACCGTGGTCGCCGCCACCTCCTCCCGGCAGATCGGCCCCGAGGTCTTCGCCGGCCTCGACCTGCGCGGTCGCGCGGTCCTGATCCGCACGGGGTGGGACCGCAACTGGCGGACCGACGCCTACGGCGGCGATGACCACCCGCACCTGACCGAACTCGCGGCCAAGACGCTGGTCGAGAGCGGAGCGGTGCTCGTGGGCATCGATGGGGTGGGGGTGGACGACACCTCGCCGTCGGCCGAGGGCGCGCGCCCCGCGCTGGCCGTGCTCCTGACGGCGGGCATCCCGGTCGTCTCGCACCTGTGCCTGCTCGACCAGCTGCCCGAGGACGGCTTCCGGTTCTTCGCGGTTCCGGCCAAGATCCGCGGCATGGCGGCCTTCCCGGTGCGGGCCTTCGCCGTGGTCGACTGA
- a CDS encoding 1-acyl-sn-glycerol-3-phosphate acyltransferase, which translates to MTLYGAAKVVVAPASRLVWPQRVEGAHHVPLRGPVILAANHLALIDPLFIGVACPRQVRFIAKQELFDEATLPKRALTALLRSFGQLAVDRRPGQSAQEAMDNSLAVLDSGEVFGIFPEGTRSPDGRLYRGQTGLAWLALTSGAPVVPVALAGTERILPPGRRVPSLNRVGVRFGEPVDLSPWKGLAHKARPRREATDAVMSAIAELSGQEQVPRFAASVKAELEQG; encoded by the coding sequence GTGACACTGTACGGAGCAGCCAAGGTCGTGGTCGCGCCGGCGAGCCGCCTGGTCTGGCCCCAGCGGGTCGAGGGCGCGCACCACGTCCCGCTCCGGGGGCCGGTCATCCTGGCCGCCAACCACCTGGCGCTGATCGACCCGCTCTTCATCGGCGTCGCCTGCCCCCGCCAGGTCCGCTTCATCGCCAAGCAGGAGCTGTTCGACGAGGCGACGCTGCCCAAACGGGCCCTGACCGCCCTCCTGCGCTCCTTCGGCCAGCTGGCCGTGGACCGCCGACCCGGCCAGAGCGCACAGGAGGCGATGGACAACAGCCTGGCGGTCCTCGACAGCGGAGAGGTCTTCGGGATCTTCCCGGAGGGCACGCGCTCGCCCGACGGCCGCCTGTACCGGGGCCAGACCGGACTGGCGTGGCTGGCGCTGACCTCGGGCGCCCCGGTGGTGCCGGTGGCGCTGGCCGGGACCGAGCGGATCCTTCCCCCCGGGCGCCGGGTCCCCTCGCTCAACCGCGTGGGCGTGCGCTTCGGCGAACCCGTGGACCTGTCGCCCTGGAAGGGCCTGGCGCACAAGGCGCGTCCCCGCCGCGAGGCCACCGACGCCGTCATGTCGGCGATCGCCGAGCTCTCCGGCCAGGAGCAGGTCCCCCGCTTCGCGGCCTCGGTCAAGGCCGAGTTGGAGCAGGGCTAG
- a CDS encoding FAD-dependent oxidoreductase: MGIVGAGPAGIYAADLLTKDETLSACGTSVSIDILDKLPAPYGLVRYGVAPDHPRIKQIQGALHKILDKPEITFYGNVEYGVDLKLEDLRRHYDAVIFATGSDRDRPLDIPGVDLHGSHGAADFVFWYDSHPDVSPSWHVEGTSVAVIGAGNVAVDVARILAKDADDLLQTDITDNVYEALRAKQITDVHVFARRGIAQCKATPMELRELDKQPGVEVIVYPEDFEMDEGSLQACDESNQVKTNVKVLQNWAIRDPRGAERRLHLHFLHSPVEILGEDRVTGLRTERMELAGDGSVRGTGEYIDHEVQAVYRAIGYLGSPLADLPFDEERGVVPNSEGRVLDLDEEPVDGVYATGWIKRGPVGLIGHTKGDALETVTNLVADRESFTPAAEPDPVAFRSLLSERGVGYTTWEGWQRIEAKEEELGAERGRKRLKLRSREEQTSIARQD, from the coding sequence GTGGGAATCGTGGGTGCGGGCCCCGCGGGAATCTACGCCGCGGACCTGCTCACCAAGGACGAGACCCTGTCCGCGTGCGGCACGTCCGTCAGCATCGACATCCTCGACAAGCTGCCCGCCCCCTACGGTCTGGTCCGCTACGGCGTGGCCCCGGACCACCCGCGGATCAAGCAGATCCAGGGAGCCCTCCACAAGATCCTGGACAAGCCGGAGATCACCTTCTACGGCAACGTCGAGTACGGCGTGGACCTCAAGCTGGAGGACCTGCGCCGCCACTACGACGCCGTCATCTTCGCCACCGGCAGCGACCGCGACCGGCCGCTGGACATCCCCGGTGTCGACCTGCACGGCAGCCACGGCGCCGCCGACTTCGTCTTCTGGTACGACTCCCACCCCGACGTCTCGCCGTCCTGGCACGTCGAGGGCACCAGCGTCGCCGTCATCGGCGCGGGCAACGTCGCCGTCGACGTCGCGCGCATCCTGGCCAAGGACGCCGACGACCTCCTGCAGACCGACATCACCGACAACGTCTACGAGGCCCTGCGCGCCAAGCAGATCACCGACGTCCACGTGTTCGCCCGGCGCGGCATCGCCCAGTGCAAGGCCACCCCGATGGAGCTGCGCGAGCTGGACAAGCAGCCCGGCGTCGAGGTCATCGTCTATCCCGAGGACTTCGAGATGGACGAGGGCAGCCTCCAGGCCTGCGATGAGTCCAACCAGGTCAAGACCAACGTCAAGGTCCTGCAGAACTGGGCCATCCGCGACCCGCGGGGCGCCGAGCGCCGTCTGCACCTGCACTTCCTGCACAGCCCCGTGGAGATCCTCGGCGAGGACCGCGTCACCGGGCTGCGCACCGAGCGCATGGAGCTGGCCGGGGACGGGTCCGTCCGCGGCACCGGCGAGTACATTGACCACGAGGTCCAGGCCGTCTACCGCGCCATCGGCTACCTGGGCTCGCCCCTGGCCGACCTGCCCTTCGACGAGGAGCGCGGGGTCGTCCCCAACTCCGAGGGCCGGGTCCTGGACCTGGACGAGGAACCGGTCGACGGCGTCTACGCGACCGGGTGGATCAAGCGCGGCCCCGTGGGCCTCATCGGCCACACCAAGGGCGATGCCCTGGAGACCGTCACCAACCTGGTGGCCGACCGCGAGTCCTTCACTCCCGCGGCCGAGCCCGACCCCGTCGCCTTCCGGTCCCTGCTCTCCGAGCGGGGCGTGGGCTACACGACCTGGGAGGGATGGCAGCGGATCGAGGCCAAGGAGGAGGAGCTCGGCGCCGAGCGCGGCCGCAAGCGCCTGAAACTGCGCAGCCGCGAAGAACAGACCAGCATCGCACGCCAGGACTAG
- a CDS encoding penicillin-binding transpeptidase domain-containing protein — translation MDERSPRQPDSSGPIPGSGEPPRSGTRPENPYRIPQPPESARPTGAGGPGYAHPRSADPAPSVPDAPAQPQSWEPRPDQDGSADHTDGPGEHASPTRSHASGQSHASGGQHPGRDEAPAQPPAFGRQDPAGYAAPAQPQASGGYPGPGGHGAPAQPHASGGQHPGGDGAPGQHTAPAPYGGPDADDAWEVPVPAASGPDGALPPGESWSAPSQNEGPPAESWDDPYPGQPVHQGQTPYPGSPPQPFGEPVPDRGPYQHAAAAAPGERPGSDGFEYLYSGPGGPGGPGGPQGPGGPGGPGGPDDVAHPGLPPGPPARSRRGLIIGAVAAVVVLVLIGGGVSWFVLSMPEPGEATAEYAAAWNERDYERMAAVTTGDDPAEILGGIDAGLGVEGVDVTVGEPTAEGDTGTAPYEVTVSLANADDWGWEGELPLVRQDGEWLVEFSPEAAYPGLGEGQVLARTTVWGERGRILAADGTRLDEASGSLQMIAGSLGEATAEDVERLGPAYKVGDTVGASGLQRTYEEQLAGEAATTIVMVDAEQAEDPDSVEATEENTVTTLDGSDGEDIVTSIDMGVQNAAANAVIESSDDVGMVALRPSTGEILALANVPGGFNRAFEGQYPPGSSFKIITYSSLLDNGMTTGTTMNCPKEYDLGGWNFVNAGEGEYGAQTVTEAFATSCNTALVDQVGQRLSSDTLKASAEQFGMNAPMDIGVPALEPSFPAVDSSTMLGAQSIGQGQVLSSPLHMATVPAAIADGSWRHPVLVTEPASEGLPAPTPIANAEAIRPMMRSVVTDGTAKNAGFQGEVYGKTGSAEFGTPEGEDDELPTHAWMVGYKGDVAFAIVVEGGGGGGSVAGPLAAAFTNAL, via the coding sequence GTGGACGAACGGTCCCCCCGGCAGCCGGATTCCTCCGGGCCGATCCCCGGATCGGGTGAGCCCCCGAGATCCGGCACGCGCCCGGAGAACCCCTACCGCATTCCCCAGCCCCCCGAGAGCGCCCGCCCCACCGGCGCCGGAGGGCCCGGCTACGCGCACCCGCGCTCCGCGGACCCTGCCCCGTCCGTTCCCGACGCCCCCGCACAGCCGCAGTCGTGGGAGCCGCGCCCCGACCAGGACGGCTCCGCCGACCACACCGACGGCCCCGGTGAGCACGCAAGCCCCACACGGTCCCATGCGTCCGGACAGTCCCACGCGTCCGGCGGGCAGCACCCCGGCCGCGACGAGGCACCCGCACAGCCCCCCGCGTTCGGCCGACAGGACCCGGCCGGCTACGCAGCACCCGCACAGCCCCAGGCCTCCGGCGGATACCCCGGCCCCGGCGGGCACGGGGCACCCGCACAGCCCCACGCGTCCGGAGGACAGCACCCCGGCGGCGACGGGGCACCCGGACAGCACACCGCTCCCGCGCCCTACGGCGGTCCCGACGCCGACGACGCCTGGGAGGTCCCCGTCCCGGCCGCGAGCGGGCCCGACGGCGCCCTGCCCCCGGGCGAGTCCTGGAGCGCCCCCTCGCAGAACGAGGGCCCCCCGGCCGAGTCCTGGGACGACCCCTACCCGGGCCAACCCGTCCACCAGGGCCAGACCCCCTATCCCGGCAGCCCTCCCCAGCCCTTCGGCGAGCCCGTGCCCGACCGCGGTCCGTACCAGCACGCCGCGGCCGCCGCGCCCGGCGAGCGCCCCGGATCCGACGGCTTCGAGTACCTCTACAGCGGTCCGGGGGGTCCCGGAGGCCCCGGCGGCCCCCAGGGCCCCGGCGGTCCCGGAGGTCCGGGGGGTCCCGACGATGTCGCACACCCGGGCCTCCCGCCCGGCCCGCCGGCCCGCTCGCGGCGCGGTCTGATCATCGGCGCCGTCGCCGCCGTGGTCGTCCTGGTCCTCATCGGCGGCGGGGTCTCCTGGTTCGTGCTGAGCATGCCCGAGCCCGGTGAGGCCACGGCCGAGTACGCCGCCGCCTGGAACGAGCGGGACTACGAGCGCATGGCCGCCGTCACCACGGGCGACGACCCCGCCGAGATCCTGGGCGGCATCGACGCCGGCCTGGGCGTCGAGGGCGTGGACGTCACCGTCGGGGAGCCGACCGCCGAGGGCGACACCGGCACGGCCCCCTACGAGGTGACGGTCTCCCTGGCCAACGCCGACGACTGGGGCTGGGAGGGCGAGCTGCCCCTGGTCCGCCAGGACGGCGAGTGGCTGGTGGAGTTCTCCCCCGAAGCCGCCTATCCCGGCCTGGGCGAGGGCCAGGTACTGGCCCGCACCACGGTGTGGGGCGAGCGCGGACGGATCCTGGCCGCCGACGGCACCCGCCTGGACGAGGCCTCCGGGTCCCTGCAGATGATCGCGGGCTCCCTGGGCGAGGCCACCGCGGAGGACGTCGAGCGGCTCGGCCCGGCCTACAAGGTCGGCGACACCGTCGGCGCCTCCGGGCTACAGCGCACCTACGAGGAACAGCTCGCGGGCGAGGCCGCCACGACCATCGTGATGGTCGACGCCGAGCAGGCCGAGGACCCCGACTCGGTGGAGGCCACCGAGGAGAACACCGTCACGACCCTCGACGGCTCCGACGGCGAGGACATCGTCACGAGCATCGACATGGGCGTCCAGAACGCCGCGGCCAACGCCGTCATCGAATCCAGTGACGACGTGGGCATGGTGGCCCTGCGCCCGTCCACCGGCGAGATCCTCGCCCTGGCGAACGTACCCGGCGGCTTCAACCGGGCCTTCGAGGGCCAGTACCCGCCGGGGTCATCGTTCAAGATCATCACCTACAGCTCGCTGCTGGACAACGGCATGACGACGGGCACCACCATGAACTGCCCCAAGGAGTACGACCTGGGCGGCTGGAACTTCGTCAACGCTGGCGAGGGCGAGTACGGCGCCCAGACGGTGACCGAGGCGTTCGCGACCTCGTGCAACACAGCCCTGGTCGACCAGGTCGGGCAGCGGCTGTCGTCGGACACCCTGAAGGCCAGCGCCGAGCAGTTCGGCATGAACGCGCCGATGGACATCGGCGTGCCCGCCCTCGAACCGAGCTTCCCGGCCGTGGACAGCTCCACCATGCTGGGCGCGCAGAGCATCGGCCAGGGCCAGGTCCTGAGCTCGCCGCTGCACATGGCCACGGTGCCCGCCGCGATCGCCGACGGCTCCTGGCGCCATCCGGTCCTGGTGACCGAGCCGGCGAGCGAAGGCCTTCCCGCGCCCACGCCCATCGCCAACGCGGAGGCCATCCGGCCGATGATGCGCTCGGTGGTCACCGACGGCACCGCCAAGAACGCCGGGTTCCAGGGTGAGGTGTACGGCAAGACGGGCAGCGCCGAGTTCGGCACGCCCGAGGGCGAGGACGACGAGCTGCCCACCCACGCCTGGATGGTCGGCTACAAGGGCGACGTCGCCTTCGCGATCGTGGTGGAGGGCGGTGGCGGCGGCGGTTCCGTGGCCGGCCCGCTGGCCGCCGCGTTCACCAACGCCCTGTGA
- a CDS encoding DUF3040 domain-containing protein: MSLREHERRILAEIERQLSEEEPALAGRLEAFGSDDPDAPVDPGLNSWKPWVACALIAAVTAGLLVLLFVLTPSAPQPSTTPSPAGTSQTTDPGGADPATGDPPANEPVDTAPGGIAPVEADPEDGAPADGG; encoded by the coding sequence ATGTCCCTGAGAGAGCATGAGCGGAGGATCCTCGCGGAGATCGAGCGGCAGCTCTCCGAGGAGGAACCGGCCCTTGCCGGACGCCTGGAGGCCTTCGGCTCGGACGATCCCGACGCTCCCGTCGATCCCGGCCTCAACAGCTGGAAACCATGGGTGGCGTGCGCGTTGATCGCCGCGGTCACGGCCGGGCTGCTGGTCCTGCTGTTCGTCCTCACACCCAGCGCGCCGCAGCCCTCCACGACACCGAGCCCGGCGGGAACGTCGCAGACCACGGATCCGGGCGGAGCGGATCCCGCCACCGGCGATCCGCCCGCGAACGAGCCGGTGGACACCGCGCCCGGCGGCATCGCCCCGGTCGAGGCCGACCCGGAGGACGGCGCCCCGGCCGACGGCGGGTAG
- a CDS encoding sulfate/molybdate ABC transporter ATP-binding protein yields the protein MSREVSAGKPGPGPSPAATPGRAAHGLDAALRARLGGFTLDVRLTAAPGEVLALLGPNGAGKSSVLRALAGLVPLTGGHVRLDGRDETSTAVEDRPIGMVFQDYLLFEHMNALDNVAFGPRCQGATKAQARARAAALLGDMGLSEYAHSRPRHLSGGQAQRVALARALAVRPRMLLLDEPMAALDASTRIGVRSRLRHLLEGFDGVTVLVTHDPLEAMVLADRIAVIESGRAVQEGAPSEVARRPRTAYVARLVGLNLFRGRGEGEAVVLDGRDGHGDGGGPTRVAVREPCGGPALVAFPPRAVALYREHPHGSTRNVWRSTVDGIERFGDQVRVHLAGPPALAADITPAALADLGLTHGDTVWAGVKASEVECYPQ from the coding sequence ATGAGCCGGGAGGTATCCGCCGGGAAGCCCGGACCCGGCCCGTCCCCGGCGGCCACCCCGGGGCGGGCGGCGCACGGGCTCGACGCCGCGCTGCGCGCGCGCCTGGGCGGCTTCACCCTCGACGTGCGCCTGACGGCGGCGCCGGGGGAGGTCCTGGCGCTGCTGGGGCCCAACGGCGCGGGCAAGTCCTCCGTGCTGCGCGCTCTGGCGGGCCTGGTGCCCCTCACCGGCGGACACGTGCGCCTCGACGGCCGCGACGAGACCTCCACCGCCGTCGAAGACCGCCCGATCGGCATGGTCTTCCAGGACTACCTGCTCTTCGAGCACATGAACGCGCTGGACAACGTCGCCTTCGGGCCGCGCTGCCAGGGGGCGACCAAGGCGCAGGCACGCGCCCGCGCCGCCGCGCTGCTCGGCGACATGGGCCTGTCCGAGTACGCGCACAGCCGTCCCCGGCACCTCTCCGGCGGCCAGGCACAGCGGGTCGCCCTGGCCCGCGCCCTGGCGGTGCGGCCGCGGATGCTGCTGCTGGACGAGCCGATGGCCGCGCTGGACGCCAGCACGCGCATCGGCGTCCGGTCCCGGCTGCGCCACCTTCTGGAGGGATTCGACGGAGTGACGGTTCTGGTCACCCACGACCCGCTGGAGGCCATGGTGCTCGCCGACCGCATCGCGGTGATCGAGTCGGGCCGGGCCGTGCAGGAGGGGGCGCCCTCCGAGGTGGCCCGGCGTCCGCGCACCGCCTACGTGGCCCGGCTGGTGGGCCTGAACCTCTTCCGCGGCCGGGGCGAGGGGGAGGCGGTCGTCCTGGACGGCCGGGACGGGCACGGCGACGGCGGCGGGCCGACCCGGGTGGCGGTCCGGGAGCCGTGCGGGGGCCCGGCCCTGGTGGCCTTCCCGCCGCGCGCGGTGGCCCTGTACCGGGAACACCCCCACGGCAGTACGCGCAACGTGTGGCGCTCCACGGTGGACGGGATCGAGCGCTTCGGCGACCAGGTGCGCGTCCACCTGGCGGGGCCGCCCGCGCTGGCCGCCGACATCACCCCCGCGGCGCTGGCCGACCTCGGGCTGACCCACGGTGACACGGTCTGGGCGGGGGTCAAGGCCTCCGAGGTCGAGTGCTACCCGCAATGA